A single window of Chitinophagales bacterium DNA harbors:
- a CDS encoding cysteine peptidase family C39 domain-containing protein translates to MDCGPTCLRMIAKHYGKHYSLQTLREKSHIDREGVSLMGISDAAENIGLQTLAVRLDFK, encoded by the coding sequence ATGGACTGCGGTCCAACCTGTTTGCGGATGATTGCCAAACACTACGGCAAACACTATTCCCTGCAAACCCTTCGAGAAAAAAGCCACATAGACAGGGAAGGTGTATCGTTAATGGGCATCAGCGATGCAGCCGAAAACATTGGATTGCAGACCTTAGCCGTTCGATTGGACTTCAAATAA
- a CDS encoding cupin domain-containing protein — protein MNIEYLLGSIDKKSFFNEFYQKKHLYIKRNDKSYYDNILTLKDIDEYLSKKDIRYPSIRVVKNGLKIDKYKYLKDIPYGDSCFTELLDNDKLYKLYKDGSTIVLQSFQRHIESLRRLSLELHSQILCEFQANLYLTPKLSQGFAAHYDAHDVLILQIHGKKEWYLYESPEFLPTKNQTFFSTPHCQIDWDNMKPTFHKTIEEGDLLYIPRGLVHKAVTTDTTSLHITFGMFPQKWHNLLAYIANSITEFTDFREALPIYNKTYQSDYILNELKNKFDKVIDSSKMKEFVVDYIDKYTIQKRMTSDLNRLLDFEKLEQVCENSVIQRRKEIIFRIEKDSQSHLIFYDKKVTLPIFMNEAIAYVAKNEKFKIRDLPNNIDIESKILFTKKLIEEGFLTISYE, from the coding sequence ATGAATATAGAATATTTACTTGGCTCAATAGATAAAAAATCTTTTTTTAATGAATTTTATCAAAAAAAACATCTTTACATAAAGCGTAATGATAAAAGCTATTATGATAATATTTTAACATTAAAAGATATAGATGAATACCTATCAAAGAAAGATATTAGATATCCTAGTATAAGGGTTGTAAAAAATGGTTTAAAAATAGATAAATATAAGTATTTGAAAGATATTCCTTATGGGGATTCATGTTTTACAGAATTATTAGATAATGATAAGTTATATAAATTATATAAGGATGGTTCAACTATAGTTCTACAGTCTTTTCAAAGACATATAGAATCACTTAGACGTTTATCCTTAGAATTACATTCACAAATATTATGTGAATTTCAAGCAAACTTATACTTGACCCCAAAGTTATCCCAAGGTTTTGCAGCACATTATGACGCTCATGACGTACTAATATTACAAATACACGGAAAAAAAGAATGGTATTTATATGAAAGTCCAGAATTTTTACCTACAAAAAATCAGACATTTTTTTCAACTCCACATTGCCAGATAGATTGGGATAATATGAAGCCAACATTTCATAAAACTATAGAAGAGGGGGATTTATTGTATATACCAAGAGGGCTAGTCCATAAAGCAGTAACGACAGACACTACATCGTTACACATTACATTTGGAATGTTTCCTCAAAAGTGGCATAATTTATTAGCTTATATTGCTAATAGTATCACAGAATTTACTGACTTTCGAGAAGCTTTACCTATTTATAATAAAACATATCAAAGTGATTATATACTAAATGAACTCAAAAATAAGTTTGATAAAGTTATAGATAGTTCAAAAATGAAAGAATTTGTAGTCGATTATATTGATAAGTATACCATACAAAAAAGAATGACAAGTGATTTAAATCGGTTGTTAGATTTTGAAAAACTTGAACAAGTTTGTGAAAATTCAGTTATACAACGAAGAAAGGAAATAATTTTTAGAATAGAAAAAGATAGTCAATCACATTTGATTTTTTATGATAAAAAAGTTACTTTACCTATTTTCATGAATGAAGCAATTGCATATGTTGCAAAAAATGAAAAATTCAAAATAAGAGACTTGCCAAACAACATAGATATAGAAAGTAAAATATTATTTACAAAAAAACTTATAGAAGAAGGTTTTTTAACAATTTCTTATGAATAA
- a CDS encoding T9SS type A sorting domain-containing protein: protein MCKPGHYCVVVTNNVGCETTLCADICYCYPDFHEPNEDPTLQEGICTQNNDGIPQSFSISYDASDATSEDSNDGAIDLDVQGGLPDLYYEWTGPNDFIAAVEDIDNLPPGEYCVKVTDGCFTKNQCITIETCEGSDLTISGSATKTCDGYSYGSIQISINGGTPPYNINWDNGTTSSTLDNLSKGTYCVIVRDNGNCNVGERCFKVELMDFETSREGCTTSKYCGNNFISSTTLATYQQYNAQDCRFLDTYCSDGVPAGLPVWIGSVFETNGGASCIVTERCYNGQYFDTHYGTTFSAITSDCFYVEGCSFGELGSYLYYIEDRLTLSGVEVGIFPDLFCKVEVICNGQVINDFLLDGACPPLSSLGRPIKSLNNILANEIIERESSVELNKFYTTENIDPIINIKDTEAIQTIVGNELNEYSNRVAEKIKDMNKSTEEVSNTEYFVYPNPFKDIITIDLSKTQKAKNSNIKVVLRNILGEEVFKQNYLDISTHIKLVGMANLPDGVYLLEIQSEDNYKEIIKLLKTNF from the coding sequence ATGATGGCATACCACAAAGTTTTTCTATCAGTTATGATGCAAGTGATGCAACATCAGAAGATAGTAATGATGGTGCGATAGATTTGGACGTACAAGGAGGTTTGCCTGATTTGTATTATGAGTGGACAGGGCCCAATGATTTTATTGCTGCTGTAGAAGATATAGACAATCTGCCTCCTGGCGAATACTGTGTAAAGGTAACAGACGGATGTTTTACTAAGAATCAATGTATTACTATAGAAACTTGTGAAGGAAGTGACCTTACTATATCAGGAAGTGCTACAAAAACATGTGATGGTTATAGTTATGGCTCAATTCAAATTTCTATAAATGGGGGAACACCTCCATATAATATTAATTGGGACAATGGGACTACAAGCTCCACTCTTGATAATCTCTCAAAAGGAACTTATTGTGTGATTGTAAGAGATAATGGAAATTGTAATGTTGGAGAAAGGTGCTTCAAAGTAGAATTAATGGATTTTGAAACCTCACGAGAAGGTTGTACTACTAGTAAGTATTGTGGGAATAATTTTATATCTTCTACAACACTAGCGACTTACCAACAATATAATGCACAGGATTGTAGGTTTTTGGATACTTATTGTAGTGATGGTGTGCCAGCAGGTCTCCCTGTTTGGATTGGATCTGTTTTTGAAACCAATGGTGGGGCTTCTTGTATTGTAACAGAGCGATGTTATAATGGACAGTATTTTGATACTCATTATGGAACTACTTTTTCAGCAATTACTAGTGATTGTTTTTATGTAGAAGGGTGTAGTTTTGGAGAGTTAGGATCTTATCTTTATTATATAGAAGATAGACTTACTCTCTCTGGTGTAGAAGTTGGAATTTTTCCTGACTTATTCTGTAAAGTAGAAGTTATATGTAATGGTCAAGTAATAAATGATTTTTTGCTTGATGGTGCTTGTCCACCTTTAAGTTCATTAGGCAGACCTATTAAGTCTTTAAATAATATTCTCGCTAATGAAATTATAGAAAGAGAGTCAAGTGTTGAACTCAATAAGTTTTATACAACAGAAAACATTGACCCCATTATCAATATTAAAGACACTGAAGCAATACAAACGATTGTAGGAAATGAATTAAATGAATACTCCAATAGAGTTGCAGAAAAAATAAAGGATATGAATAAGTCTACAGAGGAAGTCTCAAATACTGAATATTTCGTTTATCCAAATCCTTTTAAAGATATTATTACCATTGACTTGTCAAAAACTCAAAAAGCTAAGAATAGTAATATTAAAGTTGTGTTAAGAAATATTCTTGGTGAAGAAGTATTTAAACAAAACTATTTGGATATAAGCACTCATATAAAACTAGTAGGAATGGCAAACTTACCAGATGGAGTTTACTTATTAGAAATTCAAAGTGAAGATAATTATAAAGAAATAATTAAGTTATTAAAGACAAATTTCTGA